From the Prunus dulcis chromosome 4, ALMONDv2, whole genome shotgun sequence genome, one window contains:
- the LOC117626425 gene encoding uncharacterized protein LOC117626425 isoform X1: MITCKASKFNHGAPSPLYTFKRGLKHVQFYRTCHTPHNKKCMVFSSLADGPRWNQYRHFTGNNNKNGSSTVYKKPRNPEEAEAEGERKVDCEVDMISWRERRIKAEISVNADIDSVWNALTDYERLADFIPNLVSSGRIPCPHPGRIWLEQRGLQRALYWHIEARVVLDLQEFPNLSDNDRELHFSMVDGDFKKFEGKWSVRCGTRSSSAILSYELNVIPRFNFPAIFLERIIRSDLPVNLRALACRSEKTFLGDQKITITESSLPSTSMAVTSSPPKNIDGSLCEKDYPLNEFKENVAGSNSGSLPPSSTELNSNWGVFGKVCRLDRPCLVDEVHLRRFDGLLENGGVHRCVVASITVKAPVREVWNVLTAYESLPEIVPNLAISRILSRENNKVRILQEGCKGLLYMVLHARVVLDLCEQLEQEISFEQVEGDFDSFRGKWVFEQLGSHHTLLKYSVESKMRRDTFLSEAIMEEVIYEDLPSNLCTIRDYVEKREAAHSMKACDESIYREEQTASSSTDRDDESCITVDRLSDTNAQSSSRQRPRVPGLQRDIEVLKSELLKFISEHGQEGFMPMRKQLRLHGRVDIEKAITHMGGFRRIATLMNLSLAYKHRKPKGYWDNLDNLQEEINRFQRSWGMDPSFMPSRKSFERAGRYDIARALEKWGGLHEVSRLLSLKVRHPNRQPNLARDVKLDYVVSTDVEGEKVAPSNPCVSQDTQKWISELKHLDINWVE, encoded by the exons ATGATCACCTGCAAAGCTTCAAAGTTCAACCATGGagctccctctccactctacACTTTCAAAAGAGGCCTTAAACATGTACAATTTTACAGGACATGCCACACTCCGCACAACAAGAAGTGCATGGTCTTTTCTTCCTTAGCAGATGGACCCAGATGGAATCAGTACCGCCATTTCACAGGCAACAACAATAAGAATGGCAGCAGCACTGTTTACAagaaacccagaaacccagaagaggcagaggcagaaggagagagaaaggtcGATTGTGAAGTGGACATGATTTCATGGAGGGAGCGCCGAATCAAGGCCGAAATTTCGGTGAATGCCGATATCGATTCGGTTTGGAACGCTCTCACTGATTATGAGCGTCTCGCTGACTTCATTCCCAATCTTGTTTCCAG TGGGAGAATTCCATGTCCACATCCAGGGCGTATATGGTTGGAGCAGAGAGGGTTGCAGAGGGCACTGTATTGGCATATTGAAGCTCGGGTTGTTTTGGACCTTCAAGAATTTCCTAACTTA aGTGATAATGATCGTGAGCTCCACTTTTCCATGGTTGATGGGGACTTCAAGAAGTTTGAAGGCAAATGGTCTGTTAGATGCGGGACAAG GTCATCATCAGCAATTTTATCATATGAACTTAATGTGATACCACGATTCAACTTCCCAGCCATTTTCTTGGAGAGAATAATCAGATCAGATCTTCCTGTGAATCTTCGGGCCTTGGCCTGTAGATCTGAAAAGACTTTTTTAGGGGATCAGAAGATAACAATAACAGAAAGTTCCCTGCCTAGCACATCCATGGCTGTTACTAGTTCACCCCCCAAAAACATCGATGGTTCTTTGTGTGAAAAGGATTATCCACTTAATGAgtttaaagaaaatgttgCTGGCTCCAATTCTGGTTCATTGCCCCCATCTTCTACTGAGTTGAACAGTAACTGGGGTGTTTTTGGAAAAGTATGCAGACTTGATAGGCCTTGCTTGGTGGATGAGGTTCATCTTCGTAGATTTGATGGTCTATTG GAAAATGGAGGTGTTCATCGCTGTGTTGTTGCTAGCATAACAGTAAAAGCTCCTGTTCGTGaagtatggaatgttttgactGCTTATGAAAGTCTTCCTGA GATAGTCCCAAATTTGGCAATCAGTAGGATATTGTCAAGAGAAAACAACAAAGTCCGCATTCTTCAG GAAGGATGCAAGGGCTTACTTTATATGGTGCTTCATGCGCGTGTTGTCCTAGACTTGTGTGAACAGCTTGAACAGGAGATAAGTTTTGAACAGGTTGAAGGGGACTTTGACTCATTTAGAGGTAAATGGGTTTTTGAGCAGCTAGGAAGTCATCACACACTGTTAAAGTACTCTGTGGAATCGAAAATGCGCAGGGATACTTTTCTTTCTGAAGCCATCATGGAAGAG GTTATATATGAAGATCTCCCTTCAAATTTATGTACCATACGAGATTACGTAGAAAAGAGGGAGGCGGCACACTCAATGAAAGCATGCGATGAAAGTATATATAGGGAGGAACAAACCGCTTCATCTAGTACAGACCGTGATGATGAAAGTTGTATAACAGTTGATCGGCTTTCTGATACCAATGCTCAAAGTTCATCTAGGCAAAGGCCGAGAGTACCAGGCTTGCAGAGGGATATTGAAGTGTTGAAAAGTGAGCTCCTGAAATTTATTTCAGAGCATGGGCAGGAAGGATTTATGCCCATGAGAAAGCAACTTCGTTTACATGGGAGGGTAGATATCGAGAAAGCAATCACACACATGGGTGGATTCCGGAGGATTGCAACATTGATGAACCTCTCTCTTGCTTATAAACATCGAAAACCAAAGGGCTATTGGGACAACCTTGATAATTTGCAGGAAGAG ATTAATCGATTTCAGAGGAGCTGGGGAATGGACCCTTCATTCATGCCCAGTAGAAAGTCATTTGAGCGTGCAG GGCGCTACGACATTGCACGTGCATTAGAAAAGTGGGGAGGCCTTCATGAGGTTTCACGTCTACTGTCGCTCAAGGTGCGGCACCCTAATCGACAGCCGAACCTTGCCAGGGATGTAAAACTTGATTATGTAGTATCAACTGATGTAGAGGGAGAGAAAGTGGCACCATCTAATCCCTGTGTATCTCAAGATACACAAAAGTGGATCTCAGAACTAAAACATTTGGATATTAATTGGGTTGAATAG
- the LOC117626425 gene encoding uncharacterized protein LOC117626425 isoform X3, whose amino-acid sequence MITCKASKFNHGAPSPLYTFKRGLKHVQFYRTCHTPHNKKCMVFSSLADGPRWNQYRHFTGNNNKNGSSTVYKKPRNPEEAEAEGERKVDCEVDMISWRERRIKAEISVNADIDSVWNALTDYERLADFIPNLVSSGRIPCPHPGRIWLEQRGLQRALYWHIEARVVLDLQEFPNLSDNDRELHFSMVDGDFKKFEGKWSVRCGTRSSSAILSYELNVIPRFNFPAIFLERIIRSDLPVNLRALACRSEKTFLGDQKITITESSLPSTSMAVTSSPPKNIDGSLCEKDYPLNEFKENVAGSNSGSLPPSSTELNSNWGVFGKVCRLDRPCLVDEVHLRRFDGLLENGGVHRCVVASITVKAPVREVWNVLTAYESLPEIVPNLAISRILSRENNKVRILQEGCKGLLYMVLHARVVLDLCEQLEQEISFEQVEGDFDSFRGKWVFEQLGSHHTLLKYSVESKMRRDTFLSEAIMEEVIYEDLPSNLCTIRDYVEKREAAHSMKACDESIYREEQTASSSTDRDDESCITVDRLSDTNAQSSSRQRPRVPGLQRDIEVLKSELLKFISEHGQEGFMPMRKQLRLHGRVDIEKAITHMGGFRRIATLMNLSLAYKHRKPKGYWDNLDNLQEENSILHTD is encoded by the exons ATGATCACCTGCAAAGCTTCAAAGTTCAACCATGGagctccctctccactctacACTTTCAAAAGAGGCCTTAAACATGTACAATTTTACAGGACATGCCACACTCCGCACAACAAGAAGTGCATGGTCTTTTCTTCCTTAGCAGATGGACCCAGATGGAATCAGTACCGCCATTTCACAGGCAACAACAATAAGAATGGCAGCAGCACTGTTTACAagaaacccagaaacccagaagaggcagaggcagaaggagagagaaaggtcGATTGTGAAGTGGACATGATTTCATGGAGGGAGCGCCGAATCAAGGCCGAAATTTCGGTGAATGCCGATATCGATTCGGTTTGGAACGCTCTCACTGATTATGAGCGTCTCGCTGACTTCATTCCCAATCTTGTTTCCAG TGGGAGAATTCCATGTCCACATCCAGGGCGTATATGGTTGGAGCAGAGAGGGTTGCAGAGGGCACTGTATTGGCATATTGAAGCTCGGGTTGTTTTGGACCTTCAAGAATTTCCTAACTTA aGTGATAATGATCGTGAGCTCCACTTTTCCATGGTTGATGGGGACTTCAAGAAGTTTGAAGGCAAATGGTCTGTTAGATGCGGGACAAG GTCATCATCAGCAATTTTATCATATGAACTTAATGTGATACCACGATTCAACTTCCCAGCCATTTTCTTGGAGAGAATAATCAGATCAGATCTTCCTGTGAATCTTCGGGCCTTGGCCTGTAGATCTGAAAAGACTTTTTTAGGGGATCAGAAGATAACAATAACAGAAAGTTCCCTGCCTAGCACATCCATGGCTGTTACTAGTTCACCCCCCAAAAACATCGATGGTTCTTTGTGTGAAAAGGATTATCCACTTAATGAgtttaaagaaaatgttgCTGGCTCCAATTCTGGTTCATTGCCCCCATCTTCTACTGAGTTGAACAGTAACTGGGGTGTTTTTGGAAAAGTATGCAGACTTGATAGGCCTTGCTTGGTGGATGAGGTTCATCTTCGTAGATTTGATGGTCTATTG GAAAATGGAGGTGTTCATCGCTGTGTTGTTGCTAGCATAACAGTAAAAGCTCCTGTTCGTGaagtatggaatgttttgactGCTTATGAAAGTCTTCCTGA GATAGTCCCAAATTTGGCAATCAGTAGGATATTGTCAAGAGAAAACAACAAAGTCCGCATTCTTCAG GAAGGATGCAAGGGCTTACTTTATATGGTGCTTCATGCGCGTGTTGTCCTAGACTTGTGTGAACAGCTTGAACAGGAGATAAGTTTTGAACAGGTTGAAGGGGACTTTGACTCATTTAGAGGTAAATGGGTTTTTGAGCAGCTAGGAAGTCATCACACACTGTTAAAGTACTCTGTGGAATCGAAAATGCGCAGGGATACTTTTCTTTCTGAAGCCATCATGGAAGAG GTTATATATGAAGATCTCCCTTCAAATTTATGTACCATACGAGATTACGTAGAAAAGAGGGAGGCGGCACACTCAATGAAAGCATGCGATGAAAGTATATATAGGGAGGAACAAACCGCTTCATCTAGTACAGACCGTGATGATGAAAGTTGTATAACAGTTGATCGGCTTTCTGATACCAATGCTCAAAGTTCATCTAGGCAAAGGCCGAGAGTACCAGGCTTGCAGAGGGATATTGAAGTGTTGAAAAGTGAGCTCCTGAAATTTATTTCAGAGCATGGGCAGGAAGGATTTATGCCCATGAGAAAGCAACTTCGTTTACATGGGAGGGTAGATATCGAGAAAGCAATCACACACATGGGTGGATTCCGGAGGATTGCAACATTGATGAACCTCTCTCTTGCTTATAAACATCGAAAACCAAAGGGCTATTGGGACAACCTTGATAATTTGCAGGAAGAG AATTCCATTTTACATACAGATTAA
- the LOC117623894 gene encoding protein CHROMATIN REMODELING 4: MKEGSSSPSKMINRNWVLKRKRRKLPHGPDISNGKEDGSAASESPRKTSSSAKRRLNNEIVSDRFSSKKKGNDGYFYECVICDLGGNLLCCDSCPRTYHLQCLNPPLKRIPNGKWQCPTCCQKSDLLEPINYLADTISKRARTKSVTAKSKTGVTSSEREKVSQIFGNSIVAKKRSSSKGKTILTHGIKFFEKKPFSQIDIPCSTKPSHSTVGGSVDGISSCENVDDKKRSNFSPEDDSADRKLSSPAKEVSSHSKVTASETNEEAPEEFASPEVKPVLSCTDASPRKTIVLAISATTGKARKRKHKGNNDKSKKKKKTDKGKSVSTSKQSGSKASTASLRIGKALRKHKSVNHGVSATLSREDVEIKNSDVQNKDEELPEGEKVPSHNVDKAGSHVVETLICNDSFPAEPLQVDRVLGCRVQGDNADSRHLSVAAAHDLCSADLQVSDTQTRLSDGNSACDNDMEVGAAENLTEGCENVVKGADGDESMKDDVRVDKMNVYRRSMNKEGKKANSMDAPRMGNKDLGNINGKDQDESAVTADDSGKIHERIVTAETTKVSLKSHDEDEVPEIETHVSPDAKDKKDVDTETGINSSAQNKSQGPSSLAEPSGGSCETVLYEFLVKWAGKSNIHNSWVSESELKVLAKRKLENYKAKYGTAVLNICEERWKQPQRVIGLRGLKDGSGEAFVKWNGLSYIECTWERLDEPVIQNSQNLVDLFNQFEHQTLEKDASKDDSRGRDSCQQNEIVTLTEQPKELKGGSLFPHQLEALNWLRKCWHKSKNVILADEMGLGKTVSACAFLSSLYYEFKATLPCLVLVPLSTMPNWLSEFALWAPELNVVEYHGCAKARAIIRQYEWHASDLNALNKKTSAYKFNVLLTTYEMVLADSSHLRGVPWEVLIVDEGHRLKNSGSKLFSLLNSLSFQHRVLLTGTPLQNNIGEMYNLLNFLQPASFPSLSSFEDRFNDLTTAEKVDELKKLVAPHMLRRLKKDAMQNIPPKTERMVPVELSSIQAEYYRAMLTKNYQILRNIGKGVAQQSMLNIVMQLRKVCNHPYLIPGTEPDSGSVEFLHEMRIKASAKLTLLHSMLKILHKEGNRVLIFSQMTKLLDILEDYLAIEFGPKTYERVDGSVSVTDRQSAIARFNQDRSRFVFLLSTRSCGLGINLATADTVIIYDSDFNPHADIQAMNRAHRIGQSKRLLVYRLVVRASVEERILQLAKKKLMLDQLFVNKSGSQKEVEDIIKWGTEELFNDSPSADGKDTDENNSNKDEAVTDVEHKHRKRTGGLGDVYKDKCTDSSNKIVWDESAILKLLDRSNLQSGSTDIAEGDLENDMLGSVKSIEWNEEPAEEQGVESPVGASDDICVQNTERKEDNMVAVTEENEWDRLLRLRWERYQSEEEAALGRGKRLRKAVSYREAYAAHPTETLSESGAEEEREPEPEPEREYTPAGRALKAKFAKLRARQKERLAQRNAIEESHPSEGLPVESLPPCPTNTAKDGDQATGLVQFFRERPSVIDLEDNKLDAPPKAKTDSPLRLGRLSKHKNSRLDLSVNPLDYLSPDIFFPSHQSQGTSMTNSVPPNNLLPVLGLCAPNASQIESSNKNFSRSNCRQKGARPEFPFSLAPQSGTLSETDINGDEVKLSGASAEVSRLKNNIPNGGLPFRPFPPAIQGNSYDRPESSGAAFSDFQERMALPNLPFDDKLLPRFPLSTKSVPSPHFDFLPSLSLGSRIEPSNGSLQELPTMPLFPNLKLPPQDAPRYNQQDREVPPTLGLGHMPTTFPSLPDNHRKVLENIMMRTGPGSSNLFKKKSKADIWTEDELDFLWIGVRRHGRGNWDAMLRDPRLKFSKFKTSEDLSARWEEEQLKILDGPSFPVSKSTKRTTKSSQFPCISDGMMARALHGSRLVTPPKFQPHLTDMKLGFSDLTSGFPHLEASDRLGLHNEQFPPIPTWFHEKFRANFSGDSSAGVSDRPGTSSNVPIEEPFVVTSFGTSCLGLNSSSSYDVHKKEDEQGAYKYGKLPCLLDRSLNVLRDMNNNLGRGEPTSSGFLPDPKRGLLKGKDLAGSSSSKDKLPHWLREAVSAPAKPPAPDLPPTVSAIAQSVRLLYGEDKRTIPPFVIPGPPPSLPKDPRRSLKKKRKQKSRLFRRIPPEIAGSSQDFQSTHFGDNASSSIPMAPSFPLLPQSMVATPGLSRIESDLSAPLSLNVANPSSSLPHLNHQKKTIMGMSPSPEVLQLVASCVAPGPHLSAASGMASSSFHDTKPSLPNSVDQVGLLDSQTAFGSKEAKQGSPLKVCDSLGKDRTCDTESGDSSKTQSDPSRTERPDVEEISSEGTVSDHPLSDREP; the protein is encoded by the exons ATGAAGGAAGGCAGTTCTTCACCGAGTAAAATGATTAACAGAAATTGGGTCTTGAAACGAAAACGTAGAAAGCTTCCTCATGGACCTGATATATCTAATGGCAAAGAAGACGGTTCAGCAGCCTCAGAATCTCCAAGGAAGACTTCCTCTTCAGCTAAGCGCAGGCTGAATAATGAAATAGTTTCTGATCGATTTTCATccaagaagaaaggaaatgaCGGG TATTTCTATGAATGCGTGATCTGTGACCTTGGTGGTAACTTGTTGTGTTGTGATAGCTGCCCCCGAACCTATCATCTCCAGTGTCTTAATCCACCTCTAAAg CGCATTCCGAATGGGAAGTGGCAATGCCCAACTTGCTGTCAGAAAAGTGATCTGCTTGAGCCCATAAACTATTTAGCGGATACCATTTCAAAACGAGCAAGAACAAAGAGTGTCACTGCTAAGTCCAAAACTGGAGTTACGTCATCTGAAAGGGAAAAAGTATCACAGATTTTCGGAAACTCCATTGTTGCAAAGAAAAGATCCTCAAGCAAAGGAAAAACTATTTTAACTCATGGAATCAAATTCTTTGAAAAGAAACCATTTTCCCAGATAGATATACCTTGTAGCACCAAGCCGAGTCATTCAACAGTTGGTGGTTCTGTGGACGGTATTTCATCATGTGAGAATGTTGACGATAAAAAAAGATCTAACTTTTCCCCAGAAGATGATTCCGCAGACAGAAAGTTGAGCTCTCCTGCTAAAGAAGTTTCATCTCATTCTAAAGTTACAGCTTCGGAGACAAATGAAGAAGCTCCTGAGGAATTTGCCTCTCCTGAGGTGAAGCCTGTCCTGTCTTGTACTGATGCATCTCCACGTAAGACCATAGTTCTTGCGATCAGTGCTACCACTGGCAAGGccagaaaaaggaaacacaAAGGCAATAACGATAAgagtaaaaagaagaagaagaccgaTAAGGGAAAATCTGTTAGTACTTCTAAACAGTCTGGATCTAAAGCAAGTACTGCAAGCCTGAGGATTGGTAAAGCACTTCGTAAGCATAAATCTGTCAACCACGGGGTTTCTGCAACCTTGTCAAGAGAGGATGTTGAAATCAAGAATTCAGATGTCCAAAACAAAGACGAG gagCTTCCTGAGGGAGAAAAGGTCCCGTCACATAATGTAGATAAAGCTGGAAGTCATGTAGTCGAAACACTAATTTGTAATGATAGTTTTCCTGCTGAACCTCTGCAG GTTGATCGAGTTTTGGGATGTCGAGTTCAAGGTGATAATGCTGACTCTCGTCACTTATCTGTGGCAGCTGCTCATGATCTGTGTTCTGCTGATTTGCAAGTCTCAGATACTCAAACCAGATTATCAGATGGGAATTCTGCTTGTGATAATGACATGGAAGTCGGAGCTGCTGAAAATCTTACTGAGGGTTGTGAAAATGTTGTCAAGGGTGCTGATGGGGATGAAAGCATGAAGGATGATGTTAGAGTGGACAAAATGAATGTGTACAGAAGATCCATGAACAAGGAAGGTAAAAAAGCTAACTCCATGGATGCGCCGAGGATGGGTAATAAGGATTTGGGTAACATAAATGGTAAGGATCAAGATGAATCTGCTGTAACTGCAGATGATTCGGGAAAAATACATGAAAGAATAGTGACTGCGGAGACTACCAAAGTTAGTTTGAAAAGTCATGATGAGGATGAGGTTCCAGAAATTGAAACACATGTCTCTCCTGACgccaaagacaaaaaagatGTAGATACAGAAACTGGAATTAATAGCAGCGCTCAAAACAAAAGTCAGGGGCCATCCTCACTGGCTGAACCTTCAGGTGGTAGCTGTGAGACGGTATTGTATGAATTTTTAGTTAAGTGGGCGGGTAAGTCTAACATTCATAATAGTTGGGTTTCTGAATCTGAGCTAAAAGTCTTGGCCAAGAGAAAACTAGAAAATTACAAGGCCAAGTATGGAACTGCTGTTCTAAATATCTGTGAGGAACGATGGAAGCAACCACAGCGGGTGATTGGTCTCCGTGGTTTAAAAGATGGCTCAGGTGAAGCTTTCGTAAAATGGAATGGTCTTTCTTACATCGAATGCACTTGGGAAAGATTGGATGAACCTGTCATTCAAAATTCTCAGAATCTGGTCGATCTATTTAATCAATTTGAGCACCAAACACTGGAAAAAGATGCTTCTAAGGATGATTCAAGAGGGAGGGATAGTTGTCAGCAAAATGAAATAGTTACTCTGACAGAGCAGCCTAAGGAACTGAAGGGAGGGTCATTGTTTCCCCATCAGCTTGAAGCACTCAATTGGTTGCGGAAGTGCTGGCATAAATCCAAGAATGTAATACTAGCTGATGAGATGGGGCTTGGTAAAACTGTGTCAGCTTGTGCTTTTCTTTCGTCATTATATTATGAGTTCAAAGCCACTCTGCCTTGTTTAGTCTTGGTTCCACTTTCCACAATGCCTAATTGGCTTTCTGAGTTCGCATTATGGGCTCCTGAGTTGAACGTCGTGGAATATCATGGGTGTGCTAAAGCAAGAGCCATTATTCGCCAGTATGAATGGCATGCTAGTGATCTGAACGCgttgaataaaaaaacatcTGCTTATAAATTTAATGTTCTTTTAACTACATATGAAATGGTTCTTGCTGATTCCTCACATCTCCGTGGGGTTCCCTGGGAAGTTCTCATAGTTGACGAGGGTCATCGTTTGAAAAATTCAGGAAGTAAGCTTTTCAGCTTGCTTAATTCCTTGTCTTTCCAACATCGTGTACTGTTGACTGGTACCCCTCTTCAGAACAACATTGGTGAAATGTATAACTTGCTTAATTTCTTGCAGCCGGCTTCATTCCCTTCGCTATCTTCATTTGAGGATAGGTTTAATGATCTTACAACTGCAGAAAAAGTGGATGAATTGAAAAAACTTGTTGCTCCACATATGCTTCGGAGGCTTAAAAAGGATGCTATGCAGAATATCCCTCCCAAGACTGAACGGATGGTTCCTGTTGAGCTGTCCTCTATCCAAGCTGAATACTACCGCGCAATGCTCACAAAGAATTATCAGATATTACGGAATATTGGGAAAGGGGTGGCACAGCAGTCAATGTTGAACATTGTAATGCAATTAAGGAAAGTCTGCAATCATCCGTATCTCATACCAGGCACTGAACCTGACTCTGGGTCTGTAGAGTTCCTTCATGAAATGCGGATAAAAGCTTCAGCCAAGTTGACTCTGTTGCATTCTATGCTTAAGATTTTGCACAAAGAAGGTAACAGAGTCCTAATCTTTTCACAGATGACCAAGCTACTAGATATCCTTGAGGATTATTTGGCCATAGAATTTGGACCTAAAACATATGAGAGAGTAGATGGCTCTGTTTCAGTCACTGATCGTCAATCTGCAATTGCGCGTTTTAACCAAGATAGAAGCCGATTTGTCTTTTTGTTATCAACACGCTCTTGTGGCCTTGGTATCAATTTGGCAACAGCTGACACTGTCATTATCTATGATTCTGATTTCAACCCGCATGCTGATATCCAAGCTATGAATCGAGCACATCGAATTGGACAGTCAAAACGACTATTGGTATATAGGCTTGTAGTTCGTGCTAGTGTTGAAGAGCGCATTTTGCAGCTTGCAAAGAAGAAACTTATGCTTGATCAGCTTTTTGTGAATAAGTCGGGATCCCAAAAAGAAGTGGAAGATATTATAAAATGGGGAACAGAGGAGCTTTTTAATGATTCTCCTAGCGCTGATGGAAAAGATACAGATGAAAATAATAGTAACAAGGATGAGGCAGTGACAGATGTAGAACATAAGCATAGGAAGCGAACTGGTGGCCTGGGGGATGTGTATAAGGATAAATGTACAGATAGCAGCAACAAGATTGTGTGGGATGAAAGTGCAATTTTAAAGTTGCTAGACCGTTCAAACCTTCAGTCTGGATCAACTGATATCGCTGAAGGAGATTTGGAAAATGATATGCTTGGCTCAGTAAAG TCCATTGAATGGAATGAGGAACCAGCTGAAGAGCAGGGAGTTGAATCACCTGTAGGCGCAAGTGATGATATTTGTGTACAAAATACTGAAAGGAAAGAGGATAACATGGTTGCTGTTACTGAAGAAAATGAATGGGACAGACTATTGCGTCTTAG GTGGGAGAGATATCAAAGTGAGGAGGAAGCAGCTCTTGGTCGGGGGAAGCGCCTGCGGAAAGCTGTTTCTTACAGGGAAGCATATGCTGCACACCCAACTGAAACATTGAGTGAG AGTGGTGCGGAAGAGGAACGTGAGCCTGAACCAGAGCCAGAGCGGGAGTACACACCTGCTGGACGAGCTCTAAAAGCAAAGTT TGCTAAGCTCCGAGCTAGACAAAAAGAACGGCTCGCTCAGAGGAATGCAATTGAGGAATCTCATCCTAGTGAGGGACTGCCTGTTGAGTCACTTCCTCCATGTCCCACCAATACTGCCAAAGATGGGGATCAAGCGACTGGACTAGTTCAATTTTTCAGAGAGAGGCCTTCAGTAATTGACTTGGAGGATAACAAGTTAGATGCTCCTCCCAAGGCCAAGACTGACTCTCCCTTACGGTTGGGCAGACTATCAAAGCATAAAAACAGCCGCCTTGATCTTTCTGTTAATCCTCTTGACTACCTGTCTCCTGACATTTTCTTTCCAAGTCACCAATCTCAGGGAACCAGCATGACCAACTCAGTGCCCCCAAATAATTTGTTACCTGTTCTGGGACTCTGTGCTCCCAATGCTAGTCAAATAGAATCGTCAAATAAGAACTTTTCAAGGTCAAATTGCAGACAGAAAGGAGCTCGGCCAGAGTTTCCATTTAGTCTAGCTCCTCAGTCTGGGACTTTGTCTGAGACAGACATAAATGGTGATGAAGTGAAATTATCAGGTGCATCAGCGGAAGTATCACGTCTGAAGAATAACATTCCAAATGGTGGTTTGCCATTTAGGCCG TTTCCTCCGGCTATTCAGGGAAACAGTTATGATCGTCCAGAAAGTTCTGGTGCTGCTTTTTCAGATTTCCAGGAGAGGATGGCACTGCCTAACTTACCATTTGATGACAAATTGTTACCAAGATTCCCGCTTTCAACTAAGAGCGTGCCAAGTCCACATTTTGACTTCTTGCCTAGCTTGTCATTGGGTAGCAGAATTGAACCTTCCAATGGCTCCTTGCAAGAACTTCCAACAATGCCATTGTTCCCCAATTTAAAATTACCCCCACAAGATGCACCCAGATATAATCAACAAGACAGAGAAGTGCCTCCCACCTTGGGTTTGGGACACATGCCAACTACATTTCCATCATTACCTGATAACCACAGGAAGGTGCTTGAAAACATAATGATGAGGACTGGTCCTGGATCAAGCAACttgtttaaaaagaaatcaaaagcaGATATATGGACGGAAGATGAACTTGATTTCCTCTGGATTGGTGTTCGTAGGCATGGAAGGGGCAATTGGGATGCAATGCTAAGAGACCCGAGGTTGAAGTTCTCGAAGTTTAAAACTTCGGAAGATTTGTCAGCTAGATGGGAGGAGGAGCAACTCAAGATTTTGGATGGGCCATCTTTCCCAGTGTCCAAATCAACCAAACGGACTACCAAATCCTCACAGTTTCCCTGCATATCTGATGGGATGATGGCACGGGCACTGCATGGAAGTAGACTTGTCACACCGCCAAAATTTCAACCCCATTTGACAGACATGAAGCTGGGTTTTAGTGATCTTACATCTGGCTTTCCGCATCTTGAAGCATCAGATAGACTTGGTTTGCACAATGAGCAATTTCCCCCCATTCCAACCTGGTTTCATGAAAAATTCCGGGCAAATTTTTCCGGAGATTCTTCTGCTGGAGTTTCTGACAGACCAGGGACGTCTTCCAATGTTCCCATTGAGGAGCCATTTGTTGTCACTTCTTTTGGAACCAGTTGCTTGGGTTTGAATTCCTCAAGCAGCTATGATGTACATAAGAAGGAAGATGAACAGGGTGCCTATAAGTATGGGAAGTTGCCTTGTCTTCTTGATAGATCACTGAATGTTCTACGTGATATGAATAATAATTTGGGAAGGGGTGAACCCACCAGTTCAGGATTTCTACCTGATCCCAAGAGGGGGCTTTTAAAGGGGAAAGATCTTGCTGGAAGTAGTTCTTCAAAGGACAAGCTACCCCATTGGCTACGGGAAGCTGTAAGTGCTCCTGCTAAACCCCCAGCACCTGACCTGCCACCCACAGTGTCAGCAATAGCTCAATCTGTTCGGTTGTTATATGGGGAGGATAAGCGAACTATTCCTCCCTTTGTGATTCCAGGCCCACCTCCTTCGCTACCAAAGGATCCAAGACGGAGtctaaagaagaaaagaaagcagaAATCACGTCTGTTTAGGCGGATTCCACCAGAAATTGCTGGAAGCAGCCAGGACTTCCAGAGCACACACTTTGGTGACAATGCTTCAAGCTCCATTCCTATGGCCCCATCATTTCCATTGCTTCCACAATCAATGGTTGCAACTCCAGGCCTTTCACGGATTGAATCTGACCTCAGTGCGCCTCTCAGTTTAAATGTGGCGAACCCGTCATCCTCATTGCCGCATCTGAATCATCAGAAGAAAACAATCATGGGAATGTCCCCTTCACCTGAAGTGCTTCAATTGGTAGCATCCTGTGTTGCTCCTGGCCCACATCTGTCAGCAGCTTCTGGCATGGCAAGCTCAAGCTTTCATGACACAAAGCCCTCGTTGCCAAACTCAGTTGACCAAGTAGGACTTTTGGACTCCCAAACTGCATTTGGAAGCAAGGAGGCTAAGCAGGGCTCACCTCTTAAGGTGTGTGATTCACTTGGGAAAGATAGAACATGTGATACTGAAAGTGGGGATTCCAGCAAGACTCAATCAGATCCCTCTAGGACAGAACGGCCCGATGTAGAGGAAATTTCTTCTGAGGGCACTGTCTCGGATCATCCTCTGAGTGATCGGGAACCGTAG